One window of Catonella massiliensis genomic DNA carries:
- a CDS encoding ion transporter: MIKSKSIKQRVFEIIQIGSREDVPSRIGDFIIVATILLNILVLFLGTFEELKRYFGLFKVVETTTIILFSVEYVLRIWTAEYIYTDVGKMRARFKFLVSPEGIIDLLTILPFFFLYGFAAFRILRVVRIFHLFRLNVNYDSFNVITSVLLEKKNQILSSVFIIVVLMLASSLFIYGAEHDAQPLAFKNAFSGIWWSLSTIFTVGYGDIYPITAVGKIMGGIITFLGVGSVAIPTGIISAGFVENYTEMQRNRLSEAKNKTTGSITIEKKSEDVGKLINELEKKYGVDIVVILRNGVMVMAEDKVRAKADDILIYRDIV, translated from the coding sequence ATGATTAAATCCAAGTCAATCAAACAAAGAGTATTTGAAATAATTCAGATAGGAAGCAGAGAGGATGTGCCAAGCAGAATTGGAGATTTCATCATAGTAGCTACTATCTTGCTAAATATTTTAGTATTGTTTCTTGGTACCTTCGAAGAGTTAAAGCGGTATTTTGGGCTTTTTAAGGTTGTAGAAACAACTACCATCATTTTATTCAGCGTTGAATATGTGCTTAGAATCTGGACTGCTGAATACATATATACAGATGTGGGGAAAATGAGGGCGAGGTTTAAGTTTCTGGTTTCTCCTGAGGGCATAATAGATTTACTAACTATCCTGCCGTTTTTCTTTCTTTACGGCTTTGCAGCCTTTAGAATACTTAGGGTAGTTAGGATATTTCATCTTTTCAGGCTGAATGTAAACTATGATTCTTTTAATGTAATTACCTCAGTTTTACTCGAAAAGAAAAACCAGATTTTATCTTCTGTATTTATCATAGTAGTACTTATGCTTGCTTCATCTTTGTTTATATATGGAGCTGAGCACGATGCCCAGCCTCTTGCCTTTAAGAATGCGTTTTCAGGGATATGGTGGAGCCTCTCAACCATATTTACGGTGGGCTACGGAGACATTTATCCTATAACTGCTGTGGGCAAGATTATGGGGGGTATCATCACCTTTTTAGGTGTAGGCTCAGTAGCCATACCTACAGGTATAATCTCAGCAGGCTTTGTGGAAAACTATACGGAAATGCAGAGAAACCGCCTAAGTGAGGCAAAAAATAAGACAACGGGAAGCATTACCATAGAGAAAAAGAGTGAAGATGTAGGCAAGCTCATTAATGAACTTGAGAAAAAATATGGAGTGGATATAGTTGTCATCTTAAGGAATGGAGTCATGGTTATGGCAGAGGATAAAGTAAGGGCTAAGGCTGATGATATCCTTATTTACAGGGATATTGTTTAA
- the asnB gene encoding asparagine synthase (glutamine-hydrolyzing) — translation MCGFVGFCSKNVKDKNVIKEMNNQIIHRGPDSDGYYFDKDVNFGFRRLSIIDLHEGSQPILNESGDTAIIFNGEIYNYQELREDLVAKGYKFKTHTDTEVILHGYEEYGEEGILAKLRGMFAFTIWDSKKEKLFGARDHFGIKPYYYALLDGDLLFGSEVKSFLKYPKFKKAVNEKALKHYLVFQYNPLEETFFKGVKKLRPGHYYIYENGKMEIKTYYNLTLDYKDMTFDEAVGKIEKEVEESVKYHKISDVEVGSFLSGGVDSSYVVATALPDKTFSVGFDNKGFNETMYAKELSDSLGIKNFAKLITPDEFFEGINKVQYYSDEPHANLSSVPLYFLSKLASEQVKVVLSGEGADELFAGYNEYADALPQRMYRKLPFSLRHKLYLKYKDRKHFRGQTIILKYGQKVEDRYIGPAEIMTDELANSLVTSKYKNAETSRDLTKKYYDEVKNMDDVSKRLYLDMKMWIVEDILLKADKMTMANSIELRVPLLDKKMWELARTIPVRHKVHNEITKYAFRRAAKNKLPEDWAKRRKLGFVVPFVLWIKEEKYYKIVKEVFNKDFVSEFFDKDKINKLLDDHFNGITNNGRKVYTIYTFLKWYEIYFKGAAA, via the coding sequence ATGTGTGGATTTGTAGGATTTTGCAGTAAAAATGTAAAAGATAAAAATGTAATAAAAGAGATGAATAACCAGATTATTCACCGTGGTCCTGACAGTGATGGTTATTATTTTGACAAAGATGTTAACTTTGGCTTTAGAAGACTTAGTATCATTGACTTGCACGAGGGCTCTCAGCCTATATTAAATGAAAGCGGCGATACAGCCATCATATTTAACGGAGAAATCTATAACTATCAGGAGCTTAGGGAGGACCTTGTGGCTAAGGGCTACAAGTTTAAGACACATACAGATACGGAAGTTATCTTACATGGCTATGAAGAATACGGCGAAGAAGGAATTTTAGCTAAGCTTCGAGGGATGTTTGCTTTTACTATCTGGGATAGCAAGAAGGAGAAGCTCTTTGGTGCAAGAGACCACTTTGGTATCAAGCCTTATTATTATGCTTTACTTGATGGAGACTTACTCTTTGGCTCAGAGGTTAAGTCCTTCCTTAAGTACCCAAAGTTTAAGAAGGCAGTAAATGAAAAGGCACTAAAGCATTATTTGGTTTTTCAGTACAATCCTCTAGAGGAGACTTTCTTTAAGGGGGTTAAGAAGTTAAGACCGGGGCATTATTACATATACGAAAATGGGAAAATGGAGATAAAGACCTACTATAATCTTACTCTTGATTATAAGGACATGACCTTTGATGAGGCTGTGGGCAAGATAGAAAAAGAGGTAGAAGAGTCAGTTAAATACCATAAAATCAGCGATGTAGAGGTAGGCTCCTTCCTCTCAGGTGGAGTTGACTCTAGCTATGTGGTGGCAACAGCTCTGCCTGATAAGACATTTTCAGTGGGCTTTGACAACAAGGGCTTTAATGAAACTATGTACGCAAAGGAGCTTTCGGACAGCCTTGGCATTAAAAACTTTGCAAAGCTGATTACTCCTGATGAATTCTTCGAAGGCATCAATAAGGTGCAGTATTATTCTGATGAGCCACACGCAAACCTTTCCTCAGTGCCTCTATACTTCCTCTCAAAACTTGCATCTGAGCAGGTCAAGGTGGTGCTCTCAGGAGAAGGTGCTGACGAGCTTTTTGCAGGCTACAATGAGTACGCAGATGCACTACCTCAGAGGATGTATAGGAAGCTTCCTTTTAGCCTTAGACATAAGCTCTACTTGAAGTACAAGGATAGGAAGCATTTTAGGGGGCAGACCATTATATTGAAATACGGTCAGAAGGTAGAGGATAGATACATAGGGCCTGCAGAGATCATGACGGATGAGCTTGCGAATTCCCTTGTCACCTCTAAGTATAAGAATGCTGAGACCTCAAGGGATTTGACTAAGAAATACTATGACGAAGTTAAAAATATGGATGATGTCTCAAAAAGGCTTTATCTGGATATGAAGATGTGGATAGTAGAGGACATCCTTCTTAAAGCTGACAAGATGACTATGGCAAATTCCATAGAGCTTAGAGTGCCTCTTCTTGACAAAAAGATGTGGGAGCTTGCAAGAACTATCCCTGTCAGACATAAGGTACATAACGAGATAACCAAGTATGCCTTTAGAAGGGCTGCCAAGAACAAACTTCCTGAAGACTGGGCAAAGCGTAGGAAGCTAGGCTTTGTTGTGCCTTTTGTGTTATGGATTAAGGAAGAGAAGTATTATAAAATAGTTAAGGAAGTCTTTAACAAAGACTTTGTAAGTGAGTTCTTTGATAAAGATAAGATAAACAAGCTCTTAGATGACCATTTTAACGGCATAACCAATAACGGACGTAAGGTATATACTATCTATACCTTCTTAAAATGGTATGAAATCTACTTTAAAGGAGCGGCAGCATAA
- the pheA gene encoding prephenate dehydratase, with protein MIDLSETRVKIDEIDSKIISLFNERMKLADDVANYKIATGKPVYDAVREKEKLLVIEGFGEDDFGKTALRELFTQIMSISRKYQYRKIADVSKTSSSVTSYSADNIGFFGGSGTYTERAMKDFFGNDTKAKSFDSFKKVCEAVGNGSIEYGVLPIENSTTGSISDIYDLLMEYEIHIIGEAIEPIDHALLGLPSANLVDITEVYSHPQPLLQCSNFLTKYPDWNTFAYGSTSKSALKVKNDGKINQAAIASKANAEFYGLKVLAENIANDTLNATRFIVIGKGGNYLENADKISISFEIPHKTGSLYSILSNFIYNNINMTNIESRPIPKRRWQYRFFVDFDGNLNDAGVINAITGLKAEADSFTLLGNYVGADKK; from the coding sequence ATGATAGATTTAAGCGAAACAAGGGTAAAAATAGATGAAATAGACAGTAAGATAATCTCCTTATTTAACGAGAGAATGAAGCTTGCAGATGATGTTGCTAACTATAAAATAGCCACAGGAAAGCCTGTATATGATGCTGTCCGTGAAAAAGAAAAGCTTCTGGTTATAGAGGGCTTTGGTGAGGATGATTTTGGCAAAACAGCACTAAGAGAGTTATTTACACAGATTATGTCAATCAGCCGCAAGTATCAGTACAGGAAGATTGCAGACGTATCCAAAACTTCTTCATCCGTTACTTCTTATTCAGCAGATAACATAGGCTTCTTTGGTGGCAGCGGTACCTATACTGAAAGGGCTATGAAGGACTTCTTTGGAAATGATACCAAGGCTAAATCCTTTGATAGCTTTAAGAAGGTCTGTGAGGCTGTAGGTAATGGAAGTATAGAGTATGGTGTGCTTCCTATTGAGAACTCCACCACAGGGAGCATATCAGATATCTACGACTTACTTATGGAGTATGAGATTCATATAATAGGAGAGGCAATTGAGCCTATCGATCATGCTCTCTTAGGACTGCCTTCGGCAAACCTCGTTGACATAACAGAGGTATATTCACACCCTCAGCCACTGCTGCAGTGTTCGAATTTCCTCACAAAATACCCTGATTGGAATACCTTTGCCTATGGAAGCACATCAAAAAGCGCACTAAAGGTAAAAAATGACGGCAAGATAAACCAAGCCGCCATTGCAAGTAAGGCAAATGCAGAGTTCTACGGGCTTAAGGTGCTTGCAGAAAATATTGCCAATGACACCCTTAACGCTACCCGCTTCATAGTAATAGGAAAAGGCGGTAACTACCTTGAAAATGCTGATAAAATTAGCATCAGCTTTGAGATCCCTCATAAAACCGGCTCACTTTACAGCATACTTTCAAACTTCATATACAACAATATCAATATGACAAATATAGAATCGAGGCCTATACCTAAGAGACGCTGGCAATACCGTTTCTTCGTTGACTTTGACGGCAACTTAAATGATGCAGGGGTAATAAACGCCATCACAGGTCTTAAGGCTGAAGCTGATAGCTTTACTCTGCTTGGAAACTATGTGGGGGCTGATAAAAAGTAA
- a CDS encoding endo alpha-1,4 polygalactosaminidase produces the protein MEVMNDKEREEEVKKQIRSLRRIALAIFIVPMIIFVIIFAFLIKAKAADYDYDKRFGVFIGIGRKDIDKLNDYQTVIIDAELFTKADIKKLKKAGKKVYTYLSIGSLEDYRPYYKKFKNLALSEYEGWKSEYWVNVADKGWQKEMLRLAKAYKKKGVDGFFIDNTDVYYQHKKNSIYKGLVKILTSIKKMNTALIINGGDEFVTKYLKENKSLKKIADGVNQEDVFSLWDGENTGTQKEDVTKYYTDYLTKLSKKGVHIYLTEYVEDDDELEEKIAKYCEKRGWDYYISDDLKLD, from the coding sequence ATGGAAGTGATGAATGATAAGGAAAGAGAAGAGGAAGTAAAGAAGCAGATAAGGAGCCTCAGGCGCATAGCCTTAGCCATCTTTATTGTGCCTATGATTATCTTTGTTATCATCTTTGCATTTTTAATAAAGGCCAAGGCTGCTGATTATGACTATGATAAGCGCTTTGGGGTATTTATAGGAATTGGTAGAAAAGACATAGACAAGCTTAATGACTATCAGACAGTGATTATAGATGCAGAGCTTTTTACTAAGGCTGACATTAAAAAGCTAAAAAAAGCGGGTAAGAAGGTATATACCTATCTAAGCATAGGCTCACTTGAGGACTATAGGCCTTACTATAAGAAATTCAAGAACTTGGCTCTTTCTGAATACGAGGGCTGGAAGAGTGAGTACTGGGTAAATGTAGCTGATAAGGGCTGGCAGAAAGAAATGCTAAGGCTTGCTAAGGCATATAAGAAAAAGGGAGTTGACGGCTTCTTTATAGACAATACAGATGTCTACTATCAGCATAAGAAGAACAGTATATATAAGGGGCTTGTTAAGATACTAACAAGTATAAAGAAGATGAATACCGCTCTTATAATAAATGGCGGGGATGAATTCGTAACAAAATATCTTAAAGAGAATAAAAGTCTTAAAAAGATAGCTGATGGAGTAAACCAGGAGGATGTATTCTCACTTTGGGATGGAGAAAATACGGGTACTCAGAAAGAGGATGTGACAAAGTATTATACGGATTATCTTACGAAGCTTTCCAAAAAAGGAGTTCATATTTATCTTACTGAATACGTGGAAGATGATGATGAGCTAGAGGAGAAGATAGCTAAATACTGCGAAAAACGAGGCTGGGATTATTATATTTCCGATGACTTAAAACTTGACTAG
- a CDS encoding carboxylate--amine ligase yields the protein MNKAVVLGCNYYIGLSVIRCLGREGVHVVACDYDLKNAYGAKSKFVSEFLKIDNLNKFGEEAFTGLVEYGKKQSEKPVLLPTHDKYVEFIDKYYDELSKYYLISQAKGLNSKLLDKWTLHDIALENGVKIPATISVNDENLVERVKNEVGFPCIIKPFDTVKFTKVFRNKVFICKNLEEMEVGIKKAKDNDIEIFVQEIVPGFDDCMLTYDFYIARSGKTTHYLTAQKQRQWPINFGASVFTIQKYNPKLVEISKPFLENIGYRGFGEIEFKKHEKTGEIYLIEINARTTNFNNMIYKCGINMPYIAYLDLTGGLKESDTKFINYNTRYAFIYGFEDIVAILRYKKTGQVGILKSLRISFSRKWAPAIFAADDMAPWFFFNKRLLGKAFKKIFRRK from the coding sequence ATGAATAAGGCAGTAGTATTAGGATGCAATTATTATATCGGACTTAGTGTAATCAGGTGCTTGGGCAGGGAGGGCGTTCACGTTGTAGCTTGTGACTACGACTTAAAGAATGCTTATGGAGCAAAGTCCAAGTTCGTATCTGAATTCTTAAAGATTGACAATCTGAACAAGTTCGGAGAAGAAGCCTTTACCGGTCTAGTTGAGTATGGAAAAAAGCAGTCAGAAAAGCCTGTTCTTTTGCCGACACACGATAAGTACGTGGAATTCATAGACAAATACTATGATGAGCTTTCAAAGTACTACTTAATCAGCCAGGCAAAGGGACTTAATTCCAAGCTTCTTGACAAGTGGACCTTACACGATATAGCTCTTGAAAATGGCGTGAAAATCCCTGCAACCATTAGCGTAAACGATGAGAATCTGGTGGAGAGAGTTAAGAATGAAGTAGGATTTCCTTGTATAATCAAGCCTTTTGATACAGTTAAGTTCACCAAGGTATTTAGAAACAAGGTCTTCATCTGCAAGAACCTTGAAGAGATGGAAGTAGGTATAAAGAAGGCAAAGGATAATGACATTGAAATCTTTGTACAGGAGATAGTGCCGGGCTTTGATGACTGTATGCTGACCTACGATTTTTATATTGCAAGGAGTGGAAAGACCACCCATTATTTAACTGCACAAAAGCAGCGCCAGTGGCCTATTAACTTTGGTGCTTCAGTATTTACCATTCAAAAATACAATCCAAAGCTTGTTGAGATATCAAAGCCTTTCCTTGAGAATATAGGCTATAGGGGCTTTGGAGAGATAGAGTTTAAGAAGCACGAAAAGACAGGAGAGATTTACCTCATTGAGATAAATGCAAGAACAACCAACTTTAACAACATGATATATAAATGTGGTATCAATATGCCTTACATTGCTTATCTTGACCTTACAGGCGGCCTAAAGGAGAGTGACACCAAGTTCATAAATTATAATACAAGATATGCGTTTATATATGGTTTTGAGGATATAGTTGCCATCCTCAGATATAAGAAGACAGGACAGGTAGGCATCTTAAAGTCCTTAAGGATATCCTTTTCAAGAAAATGGGCTCCTGCCATCTTTGCCGCAGATGATATGGCACCTTGGTTCTTCTTTAACAAACGACTGCTTGGCAAAGCCTTTAAGAAGATATTTAGGAGGAAATAG
- a CDS encoding DHH family phosphoesterase: MGKMRLVTRSDFDGLVCAMILKELDIIDEIKFVHPKDVQDGKIELTENDITTNLPYDGRVGLAFDHHESELSRVNAVEASEKFIIDGYAKSAARVVYNYYGGAERIKKVSSEILAAVDKGDSADFTVDDILEPEGWTLLNYVMDARTGLGRFHNFTISNYDLMMKLIDYCLNHSIDEILALPDVKERVDLYFEQQDLFKKQLKSLVKVEGKVAVIDLRNEEVIYAGNRFMVYAMYPDVEISVHVAWGFQKQNTAVMIGKSIINKESNVNIGDICLEYGGGGHANAGTCQLDNDKVDAVLPKIIEKLNR, translated from the coding sequence ATGGGGAAAATGAGATTAGTTACAAGAAGTGATTTTGACGGGCTTGTATGTGCAATGATTCTTAAAGAGCTCGATATAATTGATGAAATTAAATTCGTACATCCTAAGGATGTTCAGGACGGAAAGATTGAGCTTACTGAAAACGATATAACTACCAACCTTCCTTACGATGGAAGGGTAGGACTTGCTTTTGACCACCATGAGAGTGAGCTTAGCCGTGTAAATGCAGTAGAGGCAAGCGAAAAATTCATTATTGACGGCTATGCGAAGTCAGCAGCAAGGGTGGTTTACAACTATTATGGAGGAGCTGAGAGAATAAAGAAAGTTTCTTCTGAGATATTGGCAGCGGTTGACAAGGGAGACAGTGCAGACTTTACGGTTGATGATATTCTTGAGCCGGAGGGATGGACCTTACTTAACTATGTCATGGATGCAAGGACAGGACTTGGAAGATTCCACAACTTCACGATATCAAACTATGATTTGATGATGAAGCTTATTGACTACTGCCTCAATCATTCTATAGATGAGATACTTGCCCTTCCCGATGTAAAGGAAAGAGTGGACCTTTACTTTGAGCAGCAGGATTTGTTCAAGAAGCAGCTTAAGAGCCTTGTGAAGGTAGAAGGCAAGGTAGCAGTTATTGACCTTAGAAACGAAGAGGTTATCTATGCTGGAAACAGATTTATGGTTTATGCCATGTATCCTGATGTTGAGATTTCTGTTCATGTTGCATGGGGTTTCCAGAAACAAAATACTGCGGTTATGATTGGTAAGTCTATTATAAACAAGGAATCTAACGTAAATATCGGAGATATCTGTCTTGAATATGGGGGGGGAGGCCACGCAAATGCAGGAACCTGCCAGCTTGATAATGATAAGGTTGATGCAGTGCTTCCAAAGATTATAGAAAAATTAAATAGATAA
- a CDS encoding S1C family serine protease, with product MDNYNGLNENEKGSQTSTGYYGNYPVNDGNPNGGGQGNNGKKKKKSHPMAFVLVAALLIGGSAGGGVYLGNMLSAKQAVSNQAIAPTETAKEAETKNTVTLATTKDSGNEVATASDVSGVVENVMPSIVSISNVYDTVATNVFGQTYKGQSGGSGSGIIIGQNNNEVLIVSNNHVTKAETGAKNQKITVTFNDETTAEATVKGADAGADLSVLSVKMSDIKKDTLSKIKVATIGDSSKLKVGQMVIAIGNALGYGQSTTVGYVSALNREIADEDYTMKLIQTDAAINPGNSGGALLNAKGEVIGINSVKYADEKVEGMGFSIPISTALPIINDLMNREVIPENEQSYLGIMGRDITKNYNQIYGMPIGVYITNATKGSPAEKAGLKMGNIITGFNGVEVKTMAELQSKLLSVKAGTVVKLTIMQYVNGQYVEKEVQVTLGNRSELKNSNSKSEDSSEYRNNNDNNNNSNGNNGNDGSNEGGNNYFESPFGGSDGGSEENPFNFFFNH from the coding sequence ATGGACAATTATAACGGATTAAATGAAAACGAAAAGGGTAGCCAGACAAGTACCGGTTATTACGGAAACTACCCTGTAAACGATGGAAACCCAAATGGCGGCGGACAGGGTAACAACGGCAAGAAGAAAAAGAAATCTCATCCGATGGCATTTGTGCTGGTAGCTGCACTTCTTATCGGTGGTTCAGCAGGAGGTGGAGTTTACCTTGGCAATATGCTCTCGGCAAAACAGGCTGTATCCAATCAGGCTATAGCACCTACTGAAACTGCAAAAGAAGCTGAAACTAAGAATACAGTGACTCTTGCTACTACAAAGGATAGCGGAAATGAGGTTGCAACTGCTTCAGATGTTTCGGGAGTAGTTGAGAATGTAATGCCATCTATAGTCTCTATAAGTAACGTGTATGACACTGTTGCAACCAACGTATTTGGTCAGACATACAAGGGTCAGAGCGGTGGAAGCGGCTCAGGTATCATTATTGGACAGAATAATAATGAAGTGCTTATAGTAAGTAACAATCACGTAACTAAAGCAGAGACAGGTGCTAAAAATCAGAAGATAACAGTTACATTTAATGATGAGACTACTGCTGAAGCAACGGTTAAAGGTGCAGACGCAGGTGCAGACCTTTCAGTACTTTCAGTAAAGATGTCTGATATAAAGAAAGACACCCTCTCAAAGATAAAGGTTGCTACCATAGGTGATTCATCAAAGCTTAAGGTTGGACAGATGGTTATAGCCATTGGTAATGCACTAGGTTATGGTCAGTCAACTACAGTTGGTTATGTAAGTGCTCTTAACAGAGAAATAGCTGATGAGGACTATACTATGAAGCTCATCCAGACAGATGCAGCTATCAACCCTGGTAACTCAGGCGGTGCTTTACTTAATGCTAAAGGTGAGGTTATCGGTATCAACTCTGTAAAGTATGCTGATGAAAAGGTAGAAGGAATGGGCTTCTCCATCCCTATCTCAACAGCTCTCCCTATAATCAATGACCTTATGAACAGAGAAGTAATTCCTGAGAATGAGCAGTCTTATCTTGGAATCATGGGCAGGGATATAACAAAGAACTACAACCAGATTTACGGTATGCCTATAGGTGTATATATTACCAATGCTACAAAGGGCAGCCCTGCTGAAAAAGCAGGACTTAAGATGGGTAATATAATTACAGGCTTTAACGGAGTAGAGGTTAAGACCATGGCTGAGCTTCAGTCAAAGCTCTTATCTGTTAAGGCTGGAACAGTAGTTAAGCTTACCATAATGCAGTATGTAAACGGACAGTATGTGGAAAAAGAGGTTCAGGTAACCTTAGGTAACAGGTCTGAACTTAAGAATTCTAATTCTAAGTCCGAGGACTCTTCAGAGTATCGTAACAACAACGACAATAACAACAACAGCAATGGAAATAACGGAAATGATGGAAGTAACGAAGGTGGAAACAACTATTTTGAATCACCATTTGGCGGCTCAGACGGCGGTTCTGAGGAGAATCCTTTTAACTTCTTCTTTAACCACTAA
- a CDS encoding aspartate/glutamate racemase family protein, giving the protein MYKLGVIGGMGPLATVSFYERVVLNTAAKCDNEHIDMVVLSHASMPDRTKCIIENKGGEFLEVIKKDFKILEDIGVEAVAIPCNTSHYFFDEFKKFTNLRIINMISETILEVKKRGIKEIAVFGTLGTLNSGVYEKYAGENGILVKEVSAKDKQVVMDIIYNIKETNNLDGSRFVDMLKRYCNPQTIGIIACTELSLLDIPEDINTIDALNVLVKRSIELSGAKVK; this is encoded by the coding sequence GTGTATAAATTAGGAGTTATCGGAGGCATGGGGCCTTTGGCTACAGTCAGCTTTTATGAGAGAGTTGTGCTTAATACAGCAGCTAAATGTGACAATGAGCACATAGACATGGTGGTTTTAAGCCATGCATCCATGCCTGACAGAACGAAATGCATTATTGAAAATAAAGGCGGAGAGTTTTTAGAGGTTATAAAGAAAGATTTTAAAATACTTGAGGATATAGGTGTAGAGGCGGTTGCAATTCCCTGCAACACAAGCCACTATTTCTTTGACGAGTTTAAGAAGTTTACAAACCTTAGGATAATCAACATGATTTCTGAGACTATTCTTGAGGTTAAAAAAAGAGGGATTAAAGAGATAGCAGTCTTTGGAACTCTGGGGACTCTGAATTCAGGAGTATATGAAAAATATGCCGGAGAGAATGGTATTCTTGTTAAGGAAGTATCTGCTAAGGACAAACAGGTTGTAATGGATATAATATATAATATCAAGGAAACCAATAACTTAGATGGCAGCAGGTTTGTGGACATGCTTAAGAGATACTGCAACCCACAGACAATTGGAATAATAGCCTGTACGGAGCTTAGTCTCCTTGATATTCCTGAGGATATAAATACTATTGATGCTCTAAATGTGCTGGTTAAAAGAAGCATTGAACTAAGCGGAGCGAAGGTAAAGTAA
- a CDS encoding DUF5050 domain-containing protein produces the protein MQKRKLGSIKSNILLLLVLVTIATIFVVAKYSGRVIPNVEGAVGNTACNLYNGGLFCADDDRIYFSNLNDGGALYSMSKNLDDFQYMQEDTVGYINNTSNYVVYSRLNYTRNDSVKHVLQFSYSGIYRVNKKGSHSIGGIYAYDVGAVSLIGNEVYYQKHEKDGNMNLYRASLDGKKDELLLEEKVVPGTLTSTKIYYAGAEGDHYIYSFDPDSKQKVVIYKGNCYQPVLIGGNIYFISLSQNYNIAKIDELGQNPTILVEEKCSYYNVTPDEQYIVYQVDDGKKNRLEVMDLSTRKKTVVKEGDYNGISIIGDRVFFREFGTDDEYYFSLNAPDVVESFNPPDLTEDKKK, from the coding sequence ATGCAAAAGAGAAAACTGGGAAGCATAAAGTCCAATATACTGCTGCTTTTAGTTTTGGTGACAATAGCTACTATATTTGTGGTAGCAAAGTATTCGGGCAGAGTTATACCAAATGTCGAGGGAGCAGTTGGCAACACAGCCTGCAACCTATACAATGGAGGACTTTTCTGTGCTGATGATGACAGGATTTATTTTAGTAACCTAAACGATGGCGGGGCACTTTATTCGATGTCAAAGAATCTGGATGATTTTCAGTATATGCAGGAAGACACAGTCGGTTACATCAATAATACTTCAAATTATGTGGTATATTCGAGGCTTAACTATACCAGAAATGACAGCGTGAAGCATGTACTGCAGTTTTCCTATTCAGGTATATACAGGGTGAATAAAAAAGGAAGCCACTCAATAGGAGGCATATATGCCTATGATGTGGGTGCCGTAAGCCTGATAGGCAATGAGGTATACTACCAGAAGCACGAAAAGGATGGCAATATGAATCTTTACCGTGCAAGCCTTGATGGTAAGAAGGATGAACTCTTGCTTGAAGAAAAGGTTGTACCTGGAACCCTTACAAGTACCAAGATATACTATGCTGGAGCAGAGGGAGACCATTATATATATTCTTTTGATCCTGATTCAAAGCAGAAAGTGGTTATATATAAGGGAAACTGCTATCAGCCTGTACTAATAGGCGGCAATATCTACTTCATATCACTGTCTCAGAACTATAACATAGCTAAAATAGATGAGCTTGGACAGAATCCTACCATACTTGTAGAGGAGAAATGTTCATATTACAATGTAACTCCTGATGAACAGTATATAGTTTATCAGGTAGATGACGGGAAGAAGAACAGGCTTGAGGTTATGGATCTTTCTACGCGTAAAAAGACAGTTGTTAAGGAGGGAGACTACAACGGTATAAGTATAATCGGAGACAGGGTGTTCTTTAGGGAGTTTGGAACTGATGACGAATACTATTTTTCGTTAAATGCACCGGATGTGGTGGAGAGTTTCAATCCGCCTGACCTTACTGAAGACAAGAAGAAATAA